The Streptomyces sp. NBC_00344 genome includes a window with the following:
- a CDS encoding glycoside hydrolase family 13 protein codes for MTQHLAAPTGHSTPGTHTGWWRDAVIYQVYPRSFADANGDGMGDLEGVRSRLPYLRDLGVDAVWLSPFYASPQADAGYDVADYRAIDPMFGTLLDADAMIRDAHDLGLRIIVDLVPNHTSDQYEWFKRAINDGPSSPLRDRYHFRAGKGENGELPPNDWESIFGGPAWTRTADGSWYLHLFAPEQPDLNWENPAVADEFRSILRFWLDMGVDGFRIDVAHGLVKAEGLPDIGGAEQLKLLGNDVMPFFDQDGVHEIYRSWRKILDEYPGERIAVAEAWTPTVERTANYVRPDELHQAFNFQYLGTPWDADRLREVIDVSLAAMRPVGAPATWVLSNHDVTRHATRFANPPGGTQIRTAGDRELGLRRARAATLLMLALPGSAYVYQGEELGLPDVTDLPDEVRQDPSFFRAAGQDGFRDGCRVPIPWTTTGSSYGFGSGGSWLPQPDSWSGLSVQAQSGDPASTLELYRSAIALRRELPGLGAGESVDWLPGMPAGVLAFARPGFVCTVNTTGRAVRIAAPGRAVLASTEVTPADGEVVLPEDTTVWWAV; via the coding sequence ATGACCCAGCACCTCGCTGCTCCCACCGGCCACTCCACACCCGGCACACACACCGGATGGTGGCGGGACGCGGTGATCTACCAGGTCTATCCGCGCAGCTTCGCCGACGCCAACGGTGATGGCATGGGCGACCTCGAAGGCGTACGCAGCCGGCTCCCGTATCTGCGCGACCTCGGCGTCGACGCCGTCTGGCTCTCGCCGTTCTACGCGTCGCCACAGGCCGACGCCGGTTACGACGTCGCCGACTACCGCGCCATCGACCCGATGTTCGGCACCCTGCTGGACGCCGACGCGATGATCCGTGACGCGCACGACCTGGGCCTGCGGATCATCGTCGACCTGGTGCCCAACCACACGTCGGACCAGTACGAATGGTTCAAGCGGGCCATCAACGACGGCCCGTCCTCACCACTGCGGGACCGCTACCACTTCCGTGCGGGCAAGGGCGAGAACGGTGAACTCCCGCCCAACGACTGGGAGTCCATCTTCGGCGGGCCGGCCTGGACCCGGACGGCCGACGGCAGCTGGTACCTCCACCTCTTCGCCCCCGAGCAGCCCGACCTCAACTGGGAGAACCCGGCCGTCGCGGACGAGTTCCGCTCGATCCTGCGGTTCTGGCTCGACATGGGTGTCGACGGTTTCCGTATCGACGTGGCACACGGCCTGGTCAAGGCGGAGGGGCTGCCGGACATCGGCGGCGCCGAACAGCTCAAGCTGCTCGGCAACGATGTCATGCCGTTCTTCGACCAGGACGGTGTCCACGAGATCTACCGCTCCTGGCGGAAGATCCTCGACGAGTACCCCGGCGAGCGGATCGCCGTCGCCGAGGCCTGGACCCCGACCGTGGAGCGCACGGCCAACTACGTCCGCCCGGACGAGCTGCACCAGGCATTCAACTTCCAGTACCTGGGCACCCCTTGGGACGCTGACCGGCTGCGCGAGGTCATCGACGTCTCGCTCGCCGCGATGCGCCCGGTCGGCGCCCCGGCCACCTGGGTGCTCTCCAACCACGACGTCACCCGGCACGCGACCCGCTTCGCCAACCCGCCGGGCGGCACGCAGATCCGTACCGCGGGCGACCGTGAACTCGGGCTCCGCCGGGCCCGTGCCGCCACGCTGCTGATGCTGGCGCTGCCCGGCTCCGCGTATGTCTACCAGGGCGAGGAGCTCGGTCTCCCGGACGTCACCGACCTTCCCGACGAGGTGCGCCAGGATCCCTCCTTCTTCCGCGCCGCGGGCCAGGACGGGTTCCGCGACGGATGCCGGGTGCCGATCCCCTGGACCACCACGGGGTCCTCGTACGGATTCGGGTCCGGCGGCAGCTGGCTCCCGCAGCCCGACAGCTGGTCGGGTCTCAGCGTGCAGGCGCAGAGCGGCGACCCGGCGTCCACCCTGGAGCTCTACCGCAGCGCGATCGCACTGCGGCGCGAGCTCCCCGGTCTGGGAGCCGGCGAGTCCGTCGACTGGCTGCCCGGGATGCCCGCAGGAGTGCTGGCCTTCGCCCGCCCCGGCTTCGTCTGCACGGTCAACACGACGGGCCGGGCGGTCCGCATCGCGGCCCCCGGCCGTGCGGTGCTCGCCAGCACCGAAGTGACACCGGCCGACGGTGAGGTCGTACTTCCCGAGGACACCACCGTCTGGTGGGCGGTGTGA
- a CDS encoding LacI family DNA-binding transcriptional regulator, producing the protein MVGGVTAPPRLAHIAAQAAVSEATVSRVLNGKPGVADTTRQRVLAALDVLGYERPLRLRQRSAGLIGLVTPELTNPIFPAFAQAVEQVLAGHGYTPVLCTQMPGGATEDELVEQLVERGVGGIVFLSGLHADTSSDPERYAGLTERGVPFVLINGYNERISAPFVSPDDHAAVHMAVRHLADLGHRRIGLAVGPSRYVPSRRKREGFIDAVSAHLGQSVEEAEVLLQHTLFSVEGGQAAAGALFDQGCTGIVCGSDLMALGVVRAARERGLEVPDDVSVVGFDDSQLIAFTDPPLTTVRQPVQAMAAAAVGALLEEIGGNPVQHTEFVFQPELVVRGSTARRAG; encoded by the coding sequence CTGGTGGGCGGTGTGACCGCACCTCCCAGGCTCGCGCACATCGCGGCGCAGGCGGCGGTCAGCGAGGCCACGGTCAGCCGGGTGCTCAACGGGAAGCCGGGCGTCGCGGACACCACGCGTCAGCGGGTGCTCGCGGCGCTCGACGTGCTGGGCTACGAGCGTCCGCTCCGGCTGCGGCAGCGCAGCGCGGGCCTGATCGGGCTGGTGACGCCCGAGCTCACCAACCCGATCTTCCCGGCCTTCGCGCAGGCCGTGGAGCAGGTCCTGGCCGGTCACGGCTACACGCCCGTGCTCTGCACCCAGATGCCCGGCGGCGCCACCGAGGACGAGCTGGTCGAGCAGTTGGTGGAACGCGGGGTCGGGGGCATCGTCTTTCTTTCAGGTCTGCACGCCGACACGTCGTCGGACCCGGAGCGGTACGCCGGACTGACCGAGCGCGGGGTGCCGTTCGTCCTGATCAACGGATACAACGAGCGGATCAGCGCCCCCTTCGTCTCGCCCGACGACCATGCCGCCGTCCATATGGCCGTGCGGCATCTCGCGGACCTGGGCCACCGCAGGATCGGTCTCGCGGTGGGCCCGTCGCGCTATGTCCCCTCGCGCCGCAAGCGCGAGGGCTTCATCGACGCGGTGTCGGCCCATCTCGGGCAGTCCGTTGAGGAGGCCGAAGTCCTGCTCCAGCACACCTTGTTCAGTGTCGAGGGCGGCCAGGCGGCGGCCGGTGCGCTGTTCGACCAGGGGTGCACCGGCATTGTCTGCGGCAGTGACCTGATGGCGCTCGGTGTGGTGCGGGCGGCCAGGGAACGCGGCCTCGAAGTGCCGGACGACGTCTCGGTGGTCGGGTTCGACGACTCGCAGCTCATCGCCTTCACCGACCCGCCGCTCACCACAGTGCGCCAGCCGGTGCAGGCGATGGCCGCGGCGGCGGTCGGCGCACTGCTCGAGGAGATCGGCGGAAACCCGGTCCAGCACACGGAGTTCGTCTTCCAGCCGGAACTGGTGGTACGGGGGTCGACGGCCCGCCGGGCCGGCTGA